One genomic segment of Rhizorhabdus phycosphaerae includes these proteins:
- the otsA gene encoding alpha,alpha-trehalose-phosphate synthase (UDP-forming): MSRLIIVSNRVQPPTGEGGGNQGGLAVALSAALRESSGIWFGWSGEVAEQFTGHINLRRAFGVTTATVDLEEQDVDEYYNGYANRTLWPLFHYRVDLAEFESGFAEGYERVNRRFAETLQPLVEEDDLIWVHDYHMFPLGRFLRDRGVRNRMGFFLHIPWPPYRLLMSLPDHRELVETLFAYDVVGFQTQDSLEAFHDYVVHEMGGTVEEDGRVVVGDRSVLARACPIGIDTDNFLEAARSPAAKDAYDRMRESANGRDMIVGVDRLDYSKGLQERFLGYERLLQQEEGLHGRLFLLQIAPPSRGDVQSYQEIRAGLDSLSGRINGAYADAEWVPIRYVNRGYPRDRLAGIYRAARIGLVTPLRDGMNLVAKEYIAAQDPEDPGVLILSRFAGAAEQLSDALLINPHSPEDIADAIQKALAMPLAERKARWRACMDSVEQQDVMWWRRCFLSALAGEEECSQADAA; encoded by the coding sequence ATGAGCCGGCTGATCATCGTGTCGAACCGCGTCCAGCCGCCGACCGGCGAGGGCGGCGGCAACCAAGGCGGGCTTGCCGTCGCGCTGTCGGCGGCGCTGCGGGAATCGAGCGGCATCTGGTTCGGCTGGTCTGGCGAGGTGGCCGAGCAGTTCACCGGCCATATCAACCTGCGCCGCGCCTTCGGGGTCACGACCGCGACGGTCGACCTGGAGGAGCAGGACGTCGACGAATATTATAACGGCTATGCCAACCGGACGCTGTGGCCGCTGTTCCACTACCGGGTCGACCTGGCCGAGTTCGAGAGCGGCTTTGCCGAGGGCTATGAACGCGTCAACCGCCGCTTCGCCGAGACCCTCCAGCCGCTGGTCGAGGAAGACGACCTGATCTGGGTCCACGATTATCATATGTTCCCGCTCGGTCGCTTCCTGCGCGACCGGGGCGTGCGCAACCGCATGGGCTTTTTCCTGCACATCCCTTGGCCGCCTTACCGGCTGTTGATGTCGCTGCCCGACCATCGCGAACTGGTCGAGACGCTGTTCGCCTATGACGTCGTCGGCTTCCAGACGCAGGACTCGCTCGAGGCCTTCCACGACTATGTCGTCCACGAGATGGGCGGCACGGTGGAGGAGGATGGCCGCGTGGTCGTGGGCGATCGTTCGGTGCTCGCGCGCGCCTGTCCGATCGGGATCGATACCGACAATTTCCTGGAGGCCGCACGGTCACCCGCAGCCAAGGACGCCTATGACCGGATGCGCGAAAGCGCCAATGGCCGAGACATGATCGTCGGCGTCGACCGGCTCGATTATTCCAAGGGGCTGCAGGAGCGTTTCCTGGGTTATGAGCGGCTGCTCCAGCAGGAGGAGGGGCTTCACGGGAGGCTGTTCCTGCTGCAGATCGCGCCGCCCTCGCGTGGCGACGTGCAGAGCTATCAGGAAATCCGTGCCGGGCTGGACTCGTTGTCTGGGCGGATCAACGGTGCCTATGCCGATGCCGAGTGGGTGCCGATCCGCTATGTGAACCGCGGCTATCCGCGCGACCGGCTGGCCGGCATCTACCGCGCTGCGCGGATCGGCCTCGTCACGCCGCTGCGCGACGGGATGAACCTCGTCGCCAAAGAATATATCGCGGCGCAGGACCCGGAAGACCCCGGCGTCCTGATCCTCTCCCGCTTCGCCGGCGCCGCCGAACAACTGAGCGACGCTCTGCTGATCAACCCGCACAGCCCCGAGGACATTGCCGACGCGATCCAGAAGGCGCTCGCCATGCCGCTCGCCGAACGCAAGGCCCGCTGGCGCGCGTGCATGGACAGCGTCGAACAGCAGGACGTGATGTGGTGGCGGAGGTGTTTCCTCAGCGCGCTGGCGGGGGAGGAGGAGTGTTCGCAAGCGGATGCGGCGTGA
- the otsB gene encoding trehalose-phosphatase, producing MLSRSHQPVLAPPPALDPTRFSLFIDFDGTLVPLVDHPDLVRADGELIDLLHALHARFEGRVAIVSGRSIAQLDAMIGNVASALALAGSHGAEVRVDGRLVEPERPAGLDAAIAAVRNYGAGHPEIYIEEKSHGVALHYRKAPMLEEPVHRQARAIAERTGLDLQPGKMMVELRGPGWDKGEAVAALLAEPPFALSLPVMIGDDLTDESALRIAEEKGGMGVLVGPGRETAARHGLADVGSVRRWLWEAVA from the coding sequence ATGCTGTCCCGGTCCCATCAACCGGTGCTGGCGCCCCCGCCGGCGCTCGACCCCACCCGTTTCAGCCTGTTCATCGATTTCGACGGCACGCTGGTGCCGCTCGTGGACCATCCCGATCTGGTTCGGGCCGATGGGGAACTGATCGATCTTCTCCACGCCCTTCATGCGAGATTCGAGGGTCGCGTCGCCATCGTCAGTGGACGATCGATCGCCCAGCTCGACGCGATGATCGGCAACGTCGCTTCCGCCCTTGCGTTGGCGGGAAGCCATGGCGCGGAGGTCCGCGTCGATGGGCGGCTGGTGGAGCCGGAAAGGCCTGCCGGACTGGATGCCGCCATCGCCGCTGTGCGGAACTATGGGGCGGGGCATCCCGAAATCTACATCGAGGAAAAGAGCCACGGGGTCGCCCTTCATTATCGCAAGGCGCCGATGCTGGAGGAGCCCGTGCACCGGCAGGCGCGCGCGATTGCCGAACGCACCGGCCTCGATCTCCAGCCCGGCAAGATGATGGTCGAGCTGCGAGGCCCCGGCTGGGACAAGGGCGAGGCCGTCGCCGCATTGCTGGCGGAACCGCCCTTTGCACTCAGCCTGCCGGTGATGATCGGCGACGACCTCACCGACGAGTCCGCGCTGCGGATCGCGGAGGAGAAGGGCGGCATGGGTGTTCTGGTCGGGCCGGGGCGCGAGACCGCTGCCCGCCACGGGCTTGCGGATGTTGGCTCGGTCCGCCGCTGGCTGTGGGAGGCGGTGGCATGA
- a CDS encoding 50S ribosomal protein L11 methyltransferase, with amino-acid sequence MGDGKTVWTRWPMLQGRGPDDWAMFAQVLLDKGKTDDALDLALAVLDHTDCSGRARVMASRVLHKDVPNWHWGLVRDSKRNQAYEAALRRVVGPDSLVLDIGAGTGLLSLLALRAGAGRVVACEMNPAVARMAMAIARANGVEDRLTIVPKNSAELILGEDVERPVDVIVSEIVDNMLLGEHTLAVHRDVVPRLLRPGGSVIPAEGRILAALGHDPTLESRRMSSHEGFDLSAFNRIAAPSHRIKVGDPGVRLVSDVACLFDFRFDEPDSWGGKAAEQSVTAEAGEANTIIQWMRIDLDRSGAADAVYEVRPRPGASSCWAAVSWPLVWPIRLQAGERHAIAAARTDSTLTVWLAG; translated from the coding sequence ATGGGCGACGGTAAGACGGTCTGGACCAGATGGCCGATGTTGCAAGGTCGCGGGCCCGATGACTGGGCGATGTTCGCGCAGGTCCTGCTCGACAAGGGCAAGACGGACGACGCGCTCGATCTGGCGCTGGCGGTGCTCGATCATACCGACTGCAGCGGCCGGGCGCGTGTGATGGCGAGCCGGGTGCTCCACAAGGACGTGCCCAACTGGCATTGGGGGCTGGTCCGCGATTCCAAGCGTAATCAGGCTTATGAGGCGGCGCTGCGGCGCGTGGTCGGACCGGACAGCCTAGTGCTCGATATCGGCGCAGGCACCGGCCTGCTGAGTCTGCTAGCGCTTCGTGCGGGCGCGGGGCGGGTGGTCGCCTGCGAGATGAACCCAGCCGTCGCGCGTATGGCGATGGCGATCGCTCGGGCCAATGGCGTCGAGGACCGGCTGACGATCGTACCGAAGAACTCGGCAGAACTCATCCTGGGTGAGGATGTCGAGCGGCCTGTCGACGTGATCGTGTCGGAGATCGTCGACAATATGCTGCTGGGCGAACATACGCTGGCGGTGCACCGCGACGTGGTGCCGCGGCTGTTGCGGCCCGGCGGAAGCGTGATTCCCGCCGAGGGGCGCATCCTGGCCGCACTCGGCCATGATCCAACGCTCGAGAGCCGCCGCATGAGCAGCCATGAGGGGTTCGATCTGTCGGCGTTCAACCGGATCGCGGCGCCTTCTCATCGGATCAAGGTCGGCGATCCGGGCGTGCGGCTGGTGTCGGATGTCGCCTGCCTGTTCGACTTCCGGTTCGACGAACCTGACAGCTGGGGCGGAAAGGCTGCAGAGCAGTCGGTGACCGCCGAGGCGGGCGAGGCCAACACGATCATCCAGTGGATGCGGATCGACCTCGATCGATCCGGAGCTGCGGACGCGGTGTACGAAGTCCGGCCGAGGCCTGGCGCGAGTTCTTGCTGGGCCGCAGTGTCCTGGCCGCTCGTTTGGCCAATTCGGCTGCAAGCGGGTGAGCGGCACGCCATCGCCGCAGCGCGCACCGATTCCACTTTAACGGTGTGGCTGGCGGGGTGA
- a CDS encoding glycoside hydrolase family 15 protein, which yields MTATLDLWPIGNCQVSALVDRAGRLVWACVPRVDGDPVFSSLLDSNRPSAEGARGFWEIDLEDCVDTQQNYVRNTPILVTRHADAAGNAIEVVDFCPRIHRHGRMYRPVAFARIVRPVSGSPRIKVRLRPSRDWGASAPETTRGSNHIRYLLDDTTLRLTTSAPIGWIESERLFRVERPLHFFLGPDESFVGEIGDALDTMLEHTTQEWRHWVRALATPVEWQDAVIRAAITLKLCQHEETGAIVAALTTSVPEHADSQRNWDYRYCWIRDAYYTVQALNRLGALDVLETYLEYLRNIVDNAKGGHIQPLYGVGGEARLVERVAPHLDGYRGMGPVRVGNQAYEQIQHDAYGQIILSNAQAFFDQRLFRMAGEEDFRALERVGELAWQVHDKPDAGLWELRTKSHVHTYSAAMCWAGCDRLANAARALNMPEREAFWRDRALRIRERIESQAWREDTQRISATFGGDDLDASLIQLLDLRFVSPDDPRFQGTLRAVEQGLRRGSHMLRYATEDDFGLPHTAFNVCTFWLIEALWLTGRTEDARELFEEMLSRRTRAGLLSEDIDPVTGELWGNYPQTYSLVGIINCAALLSRPWNAVR from the coding sequence ATGACCGCGACGCTCGATCTCTGGCCCATCGGCAATTGCCAGGTGTCCGCTCTCGTCGATCGGGCGGGCCGCCTCGTCTGGGCCTGCGTGCCGCGCGTGGACGGCGATCCGGTGTTCTCCTCGCTCCTCGACAGCAATCGCCCCTCGGCCGAGGGCGCGCGCGGCTTCTGGGAGATCGACCTGGAAGACTGCGTCGACACGCAGCAAAATTATGTCCGCAACACTCCGATCCTCGTTACCCGCCATGCCGACGCGGCGGGCAATGCGATAGAGGTGGTCGACTTCTGCCCGCGCATCCATCGCCACGGCCGGATGTATCGCCCGGTCGCCTTTGCGCGGATCGTGCGGCCCGTGTCCGGCAGTCCGCGTATCAAGGTGCGGCTGCGGCCGTCACGCGACTGGGGGGCATCGGCGCCGGAGACGACGCGCGGCTCCAACCATATCCGCTATCTGCTGGACGACACGACGCTGCGCCTCACCACCTCGGCGCCGATCGGCTGGATCGAGAGCGAGCGGCTGTTCCGGGTCGAGCGCCCGCTGCACTTCTTCCTCGGCCCCGATGAAAGCTTCGTCGGAGAGATCGGCGACGCGCTCGACACGATGCTCGAACATACGACCCAGGAATGGCGGCACTGGGTCCGCGCGCTGGCGACCCCGGTGGAATGGCAGGACGCGGTGATCCGCGCGGCGATCACGCTGAAGCTGTGCCAGCATGAGGAAACCGGCGCGATCGTCGCGGCGCTGACGACGTCGGTACCCGAACATGCCGACAGCCAGCGAAACTGGGACTATCGCTACTGCTGGATCCGTGACGCCTATTACACCGTCCAGGCGCTCAACCGGCTTGGCGCGCTCGACGTGCTGGAAACCTATCTCGAATATCTGCGCAACATCGTCGACAATGCCAAGGGCGGGCATATCCAGCCGCTCTACGGCGTTGGCGGCGAGGCGCGGCTGGTCGAGCGGGTCGCGCCGCATCTCGATGGCTATCGCGGAATGGGGCCGGTGCGCGTCGGCAACCAGGCCTATGAGCAGATCCAGCACGACGCCTATGGTCAGATCATCCTGTCCAACGCCCAGGCTTTCTTCGACCAGCGACTCTTTCGCATGGCCGGCGAGGAGGATTTCCGCGCGCTCGAACGGGTCGGTGAACTCGCCTGGCAGGTCCATGACAAGCCCGATGCCGGGCTGTGGGAGCTGCGGACCAAGAGCCATGTCCACACCTATTCGGCGGCAATGTGCTGGGCGGGCTGCGATCGGCTGGCCAATGCCGCGCGTGCCCTGAACATGCCCGAGCGCGAAGCCTTCTGGCGCGACCGCGCGCTCAGGATCCGCGAGCGGATCGAGAGCCAGGCGTGGCGCGAGGACACGCAGCGCATTTCCGCCACCTTCGGCGGCGACGATCTCGACGCCAGCCTGATCCAGCTGCTCGACCTGCGCTTCGTTTCCCCTGACGACCCCCGCTTCCAGGGAACGCTGCGCGCGGTCGAACAGGGGCTGCGCCGGGGATCGCACATGCTGCGTTACGCCACGGAGGACGACTTCGGCCTCCCGCATACGGCATTCAACGTATGCACCTTCTGGTTGATCGAAGCGTTGTGGCTCACTGGGCGTACCGAAGATGCAAGGGAGCTTTTCGAGGAAATGCTGTCGCGAAGGACCCGTGCCGGGCTGTTGTCCGAGGATATCGATCCCGTAACGGGCGAGCTGTGGGGCAATTATCCGCAGACCTATTCGCTGGTGGGGATCATCAACTGCGCCGCGCTGCTCAGCCGGCCGTGGAACGCCGTCCGATGA
- a CDS encoding YifB family Mg chelatase-like AAA ATPase, with protein MVARVATVAFLGLEARAVEVQVQLAPGIPAFIVVGLPDKAVAESRERVRAALSAIGLTLPPKRITVNLSPADLPKEGSHYDLPIALGLLGAMGVIDAETLSAYLVVGELGLDARVAPAPGVLLAALHAAERELGLVCPAAQGPEAAWAATVEVIAAPDLLSLIGHFKGGAPLTPPQPGSADLPPRLADLRQVKGQETAKRVLEIAAAGGHNLLMSGPPGAGKSLMAACLPGILPELTPAEALEVSMVASVAGELQDGRLLRARPFRTPHHSASMAALVGGGLKVRPGEVSLAHLGVLFLDELPEFQRTVLDSLRQPLETGKVTVARANAHVTFPARVQLIAAMNPCRCGHLDDPALACSRAPRCAADYQAKLSGPLLDRIDLHVDVAAVSAADLVLPPPAEGSDEVAARVATARAIQTDRYAGHGVRTNAEADGDLLDTVAALDEAGRKLLAQAAEAMRLSARGYHRVLRVSRTIADLAGAEDIGRVHIAEALSYRRRAPVS; from the coding sequence ATGGTGGCGCGGGTTGCGACGGTCGCCTTTCTCGGGCTCGAGGCCCGGGCGGTCGAGGTGCAGGTGCAGCTGGCGCCCGGCATTCCCGCCTTCATCGTCGTCGGCCTGCCCGACAAGGCCGTGGCCGAAAGCCGCGAACGGGTGCGCGCCGCTTTGTCGGCGATCGGACTGACGCTTCCGCCCAAGCGCATCACCGTCAATCTCTCGCCCGCCGACTTGCCCAAGGAAGGGTCGCATTACGACCTGCCGATCGCGCTCGGCCTGCTCGGGGCGATGGGGGTGATCGATGCGGAGACGCTGTCGGCCTATCTGGTCGTGGGCGAACTCGGCCTCGACGCGCGCGTCGCCCCGGCGCCGGGCGTACTGCTGGCGGCGCTCCACGCGGCCGAACGCGAACTTGGCCTCGTCTGCCCCGCCGCACAGGGCCCGGAGGCCGCCTGGGCCGCAACCGTCGAAGTGATCGCCGCGCCCGACCTCCTCTCGCTGATCGGCCATTTCAAGGGCGGCGCCCCGCTCACCCCACCCCAGCCGGGCAGCGCCGACCTGCCCCCGCGCCTCGCCGACCTGCGCCAGGTCAAGGGACAGGAAACCGCCAAGCGCGTATTGGAGATCGCGGCGGCGGGCGGGCATAACCTGCTGATGAGCGGCCCGCCCGGCGCGGGCAAGTCGCTGATGGCCGCCTGTCTTCCCGGCATATTGCCCGAACTGACCCCGGCCGAAGCCCTGGAAGTGTCGATGGTCGCCTCGGTCGCGGGCGAGTTGCAGGACGGCCGCCTGCTCCGCGCGCGGCCCTTCCGCACCCCGCACCATTCGGCGTCGATGGCGGCACTGGTCGGCGGGGGGCTGAAGGTGCGTCCCGGCGAGGTCAGCCTCGCCCATCTCGGCGTCCTTTTTCTCGACGAACTGCCCGAGTTCCAGCGCACGGTCCTAGATTCGCTGCGCCAGCCGCTGGAGACCGGCAAGGTCACCGTCGCCCGCGCCAACGCGCATGTCACCTTCCCAGCACGCGTCCAGTTGATAGCGGCGATGAACCCGTGCCGCTGCGGCCATCTCGACGACCCCGCCCTCGCCTGCTCGCGCGCGCCGCGCTGCGCCGCCGATTATCAGGCCAAGCTGTCGGGACCGCTGCTCGACCGGATCGACCTCCATGTCGACGTCGCCGCCGTCAGCGCCGCCGACCTGGTCCTGCCCCCGCCCGCCGAAGGCTCCGACGAAGTCGCCGCCCGCGTCGCCACCGCCCGCGCGATCCAGACCGATCGCTATGCCGGCCACGGCGTGCGGACCAACGCCGAGGCCGACGGCGACCTGCTCGACACCGTCGCGGCCCTTGACGAGGCGGGCCGCAAGCTGCTCGCGCAAGCCGCCGAGGCAATGCGGCTGTCGGCACGCGGCTATCATCGGGTATTACGTGTCAGCCGGACGATCGCCGATCTGGCGGGAGCGGAAGATATCGGCCGGGTGCATATCGCCGAGGCGCTCAGCTATCGTCGGCGGGCGCCGGTGAGTTAG
- a CDS encoding DUF47 family protein has translation MRQIAVLPYRTTPAGLIEVMLITSRDTGRWVLPKGNRIKGLRSHEAASQEAYEEAGLVGIACPYAIGSYDYRKQRRNGTSRPATVDIFPFSVTTQLDDWPEKEERQTRWFMPADAAAAVDEPDLKSILAQFTPPVWNPGLAERVVSATRRHSAERFTIVRWFQALLPKQGRFFEQFEAHAALNVAAADALGRLLQGGPDMPVHSQEIFDRENEADDIIRDVLVDVRKTLITPFDRTAITSLIGSMDDAIDQMNQTAKAITLYEVKEFEPHMRDMAGIIVEAARITADAMPLLRDLGRNSGRLHSLTERIVRLEGHADEIHALGLKVLFKAKGEKSPMAFIIGREIYSHLEKITDAFEDVANEIQGLVLDHA, from the coding sequence ATCCGCCAGATTGCCGTCCTGCCTTATCGTACGACCCCAGCGGGCCTCATCGAGGTCATGCTGATCACGTCGCGCGACACCGGCCGGTGGGTGCTTCCCAAGGGCAATCGCATCAAGGGACTGCGCAGCCACGAAGCCGCCAGCCAGGAAGCCTATGAGGAGGCGGGGCTGGTCGGCATCGCCTGCCCCTATGCAATCGGCAGTTACGATTATCGCAAGCAGCGGCGCAACGGCACTTCGCGTCCGGCGACGGTCGACATCTTCCCCTTCTCGGTCACCACGCAGCTCGACGACTGGCCGGAAAAGGAAGAGCGGCAGACCCGCTGGTTCATGCCGGCCGACGCCGCCGCCGCGGTCGACGAGCCCGATCTCAAAAGCATATTGGCGCAGTTCACCCCCCCGGTGTGGAATCCGGGGCTGGCGGAACGCGTCGTTTCGGCCACGCGCCGCCATTCAGCAGAAAGGTTCACCATCGTGCGCTGGTTTCAGGCCCTCTTGCCCAAGCAGGGCCGTTTCTTCGAGCAGTTCGAGGCGCATGCCGCGCTCAACGTCGCGGCGGCCGACGCGCTCGGCCGCCTGCTGCAGGGCGGGCCGGACATGCCCGTCCACAGCCAGGAGATCTTCGACCGCGAGAACGAAGCGGACGACATCATCCGCGACGTGCTGGTCGACGTCCGCAAGACGCTGATCACGCCGTTCGACCGCACCGCGATCACCAGCCTGATCGGTTCGATGGACGATGCGATCGACCAGATGAACCAGACCGCCAAGGCGATCACGCTGTACGAGGTCAAGGAGTTCGAACCGCATATGCGCGACATGGCGGGGATCATCGTCGAAGCCGCGCGGATCACCGCCGACGCGATGCCGCTGCTGCGTGACCTCGGTCGGAATTCGGGCCGCCTGCACAGCCTGACCGAACGCATCGTGCGGCTCGAAGGCCATGCCGACGAAATCCATGCGCTGGGGCTCAAGGTGCTGTTCAAGGCGAAGGGTGAAAAATCGCCGATGGCCTTCATCATCGGCCGCGAAATCTACAGCCATCTCGAGAAGATCACCGACGCCTTCGAGGACGTCGCCAACGAGATCCAGGGTCTCGTGCTCGACCACGCCTGA
- a CDS encoding AAA family ATPase, with translation MNILTNLLNPPKLNDVFTPGGQPSITYNNRAHLNLEPALKKAIALATTIVSLTGATKAGKTVLCKSVMEAFEYVWIDGGQIKTESDLWTKICSELRLPAEQCDAEGRERGVDGGIKAEGSAGFLGTGGKIEVSLGGSRLKSFDSSRTYKIDGMSSAIEHLLKNNITLIIDDFHYLTDDVRADVIKSLKGAVFKGLKVVLLSTPYRAFEAIKAEPEVTGRFKHVTVPDWSEADLIEIGQTGFKALNVDCPTAIIELFAKESQGSPLLMQQFCWNLCYDCGIEEANVTKQVVPANFDTDSIFREVASDAGLPVYEKLKKGPQTRTERIPRPLVGGGTADIYQAILLSIAATGPKEKLTYDQIRSSLNTILADKVPQKLEVSNALNHLSSIDAGGNRGSRALDWNSDDLELVLVDPFFRFYLRWEVHRAAK, from the coding sequence ATGAACATACTCACCAATCTTCTCAATCCGCCAAAACTTAACGATGTGTTCACGCCAGGCGGTCAGCCCTCTATCACATACAATAATCGCGCCCACCTTAACTTGGAACCCGCCCTGAAGAAGGCGATCGCGCTGGCTACAACTATAGTATCTCTAACGGGTGCAACCAAAGCAGGTAAGACAGTTCTCTGCAAGAGTGTTATGGAAGCCTTCGAGTATGTATGGATTGATGGCGGACAAATAAAAACAGAGTCAGATTTGTGGACAAAAATTTGCAGTGAATTACGGCTTCCTGCTGAACAATGCGATGCAGAAGGCCGAGAACGCGGCGTTGATGGTGGCATTAAAGCGGAAGGTAGCGCAGGATTTCTTGGAACTGGTGGGAAAATCGAAGTTTCTTTGGGCGGCTCGCGCCTTAAAAGCTTCGATAGTTCGCGAACCTACAAAATAGATGGAATGTCATCTGCTATAGAACACCTTCTCAAGAACAATATCACGTTGATTATCGATGACTTTCATTATTTGACTGATGATGTCCGCGCAGATGTCATAAAGTCATTGAAAGGTGCAGTATTCAAAGGGTTGAAAGTAGTTTTGCTCTCGACACCCTATCGCGCCTTCGAAGCAATTAAGGCAGAGCCTGAGGTGACTGGGCGCTTTAAACATGTGACAGTTCCAGACTGGAGCGAAGCTGATCTAATTGAGATCGGTCAAACTGGCTTCAAAGCGCTCAATGTTGACTGCCCTACCGCAATAATCGAGCTATTTGCCAAGGAATCTCAGGGTAGTCCGCTACTTATGCAGCAGTTTTGTTGGAACCTCTGCTATGACTGCGGGATAGAAGAAGCGAACGTGACCAAGCAGGTTGTTCCAGCTAATTTTGATACCGATTCGATCTTTCGTGAAGTGGCGAGTGATGCCGGTCTGCCTGTGTACGAAAAATTGAAGAAAGGCCCTCAAACTCGTACAGAGCGCATCCCGCGCCCGTTAGTAGGAGGTGGAACCGCAGACATTTACCAAGCAATCTTGTTGTCTATCGCGGCGACCGGTCCAAAAGAGAAGCTCACGTACGACCAAATCCGAAGTAGCCTTAATACTATATTAGCCGACAAAGTACCGCAAAAGCTCGAAGTCTCCAATGCACTTAATCACTTATCTTCTATCGACGCAGGCGGCAATCGGGGTTCAAGGGCATTGGACTGGAATAGCGACGATCTTGAACTAGTGTTGGTAGATCCTTTTTTCCGATTTTATCTCCGATGGGAGGTTCACCGAGCTGCAAAGTGA
- a CDS encoding UrcA family protein → MNRIVTAIAALASVSVLAVPAFAQRTAEVAYSDLDLSSADGAATLKARVRHAAQRVCASNGERSLSNTVETRACSTVAMAKAMPQVELALAKAGTQYADAGRLTVAAK, encoded by the coding sequence ATGAACCGCATCGTCACCGCCATTGCCGCCCTCGCTTCCGTCAGCGTCCTTGCTGTTCCCGCTTTTGCGCAGCGCACCGCCGAGGTCGCGTACAGCGATCTCGACCTGTCGAGCGCCGATGGCGCCGCCACGCTCAAGGCCCGCGTTCGCCACGCTGCCCAGCGCGTCTGCGCCTCGAACGGCGAACGCTCGCTGAGCAACACGGTCGAAACCCGCGCCTGCTCGACGGTCGCGATGGCCAAGGCGATGCCGCAGGTCGAGCTGGCACTGGCCAAGGCCGGCACCCAATATGCCGACGCCGGCCGCCTGACCGTCGCCGCCAAGTAA
- a CDS encoding DUF3251 domain-containing protein codes for MRRSLLCAMLALPLLTACGSKTDTRLKALEDRLAKVEAAVETGKAVSLKPGAAGYGILQSDMGRIAVAIAKVETYAGGTRVTLDFGNPTAARLSGMKAKIEWGAIDGKGLPVVNANQSTSFTAPEPLPAGSWKQYVIDLPGVQPTQLGFIRISGFESGNVDLLSS; via the coding sequence ATGCGCCGTTCGCTGCTGTGCGCCATGCTCGCCCTTCCCCTTCTCACCGCGTGCGGATCGAAGACCGACACGCGCCTCAAGGCGCTCGAGGATCGCCTCGCCAAGGTCGAGGCCGCCGTCGAAACCGGCAAGGCCGTCAGCCTGAAGCCCGGTGCTGCCGGCTACGGCATTCTCCAGAGCGACATGGGCCGGATCGCCGTCGCCATCGCCAAAGTCGAGACTTATGCGGGCGGCACCCGCGTCACGCTCGATTTCGGCAACCCCACCGCTGCGCGCCTGTCGGGGATGAAGGCGAAGATCGAATGGGGTGCGATCGATGGCAAGGGCCTGCCGGTCGTCAACGCCAACCAGTCGACCAGCTTCACGGCACCCGAACCGCTGCCGGCGGGCAGCTGGAAGCAATATGTGATCGATCTGCCCGGCGTTCAGCCGACCCAGCTGGGCTTCATCCGCATCTCGGGCTTCGAGAGCGGCAATGTCGATCTGCTGAGCAGCTGA
- a CDS encoding inorganic phosphate transporter has protein sequence MDPVISFPLLVGLIGIALAFDFLNGLHDAANSIATVVSTRVLKPHHAVAMAAFFNFIAFLFFGLHVAETVGKGIVSAEIVDARVIFGALMGAISWNVITWLLGIPSSSSHALIGGLLGAGMAKAGSAAIVWSGVLKTSFAIVLSPTIGLILALVLVFITSWVFVRSTPTAADRRYRRLQLISASLYSLGHGGNDAQKTMGIIAVLLYSQGMLGGEFHVPFWVVITCQSAMGLGTLMGGWKIVHTMGSKITRLTPAQGFCAETGGAITLFGATWLGIPVSTTHTITGAIVGVGSSRRLSAVRWNVAGSIVVAWVITLPAAAAIGALFYLGAGLFG, from the coding sequence ATGGACCCCGTGATTTCCTTTCCGCTGCTGGTCGGCCTGATCGGCATCGCGCTGGCGTTCGACTTTCTGAACGGCCTGCACGACGCCGCCAACTCGATCGCGACGGTCGTCTCGACCCGCGTTCTGAAGCCGCATCATGCGGTAGCGATGGCGGCCTTCTTCAACTTCATCGCCTTCCTCTTCTTCGGGCTTCACGTCGCCGAGACGGTGGGCAAGGGGATCGTCAGCGCGGAGATCGTCGACGCCCGCGTCATCTTCGGCGCACTGATGGGGGCGATCAGCTGGAACGTCATCACCTGGCTGCTGGGCATCCCCTCCTCGTCCAGCCATGCGCTGATCGGCGGCCTGCTCGGTGCCGGCATGGCGAAGGCAGGCAGCGCGGCGATCGTCTGGTCGGGTGTGCTCAAGACCAGCTTCGCCATCGTGCTGTCCCCGACGATCGGGCTCATCCTTGCGCTGGTGCTGGTGTTCATCACCAGCTGGGTGTTCGTGCGCTCGACACCGACCGCGGCCGACCGCCGCTATCGCCGGCTCCAGCTGATCTCGGCCTCGCTCTACTCGCTCGGCCATGGCGGCAACGACGCTCAGAAGACGATGGGGATCATCGCCGTCCTGCTCTATTCGCAGGGCATGCTCGGCGGCGAGTTCCACGTGCCGTTCTGGGTCGTCATCACCTGCCAGTCTGCGATGGGCCTCGGCACGCTGATGGGCGGTTGGAAGATCGTCCACACTATGGGATCGAAGATCACGCGCCTGACCCCGGCGCAGGGCTTCTGCGCGGAGACGGGCGGCGCGATCACGCTGTTCGGGGCAACCTGGCTGGGTATCCCGGTGTCGACGACGCACACCATCACCGGTGCTATCGTCGGCGTAGGATCGTCACGACGGCTGTCGGCCGTGCGGTGGAACGTTGCGGGCAGCATCGTCGTCGCCTGGGTGATCACCCTCCCCGCCGCCGCCGCGATCGGTGCACTATTCTATCTGGGCGCCGGCCTCTTCGGCTGA